Genomic window (Escherichia fergusonii ATCC 35469):
GATCAAGCTAAAGTCCAGACCACACAGTTGGCAACGGGCGGCCAACAACTGAACGTAGCAGGTATCAGCGGCCCGGTTGCGGCGTATAGCGTACCGGCTAATATCGGTGAACTGACATTGACGCTGACCAGCGAAGTGAATAAGCAAACCAGCGTATTTGCACCGAACGTATTAATTCTTGATCAGAACATGACGCCTTCTGCTTACTTCCCCAGCAGCTATTTTACCTACCAGGAGCCTGGTGTAATGAGCGCCGATCGTCTTGAAGGGGTAATGCGCCTGACGCCTGCTTTGGGTCAGCAGAAAATTTATGTTTTGGTCTTTACTACTGAGAAAGATCTCCAGCAAACCACAAAACTGATTGATCCGGCAAAAGCCTATGCCAAAGGCGTGGGTAACGCCGTACCGGATATTCCTGATCCGATTGCCCGCCATACCACTGATGGTTTGCTGAAACTGAAAGTGAAAACCAATAGCAGCTCCAGCGTTCTGGTTGGGCCACTGTTTGGTTCTTCCGGTCCGGGGCCGGTCACTGTAGGCAACACTGCTGCGCCTGCTTATGCAGCACCAGCACCGACAGCAACGCCAGCACCAGCGAAGAAAAGCGAACCGATGCTGACAGATACCGAAAGCTACTTTAATCAGGCGATCAAAGAGGCGGTGGCAAAAGGTGATGTCGATAAAGCGCTGAAACTGCTTGATGAAGCTGAACGTCTGGGCTCGACCTCTGCCCGTTCCACTTTTATCAGCAGTGTAAAAGGCAAGGGGTAACCACTCCCCGCAGTGCTGATTTTGCAACAACTGGTGCGTCTTCTGGCGCACCTTTTTTTATCATTTTTTGCGATTGTTGCGTTTTTGTTGCGCAATAGATCACTTAATTTTGTTTCCTTCTCCCGTAATCTCTTTTCTGCGATACAATGCCTTCACGTTATAGAACGGAGAGTTCGCATGTCACATCCCGCGTTAACGCAACTGCGTGCGCTGCGCTATTTTGCTGAGATTCCGGCGCTTGATCCCGCACAACTCGACTGGTTATTACTGGAAGATTCCATGACCAAACGTTTTGAGCAGCAGGGAAAAAAGGTGAGCGTGACAGTAATCCGCGAAGGCTTTGTCGGGCAACAAGATGTTGCCCTGGAGTTATCGCAGTTGCCGCAAGAGCCTCGCTACTGGCTGCGGGAAATTTTACTTTGCGCAGATGGTGAACCCTGGCTTGCGGGGCGCACTGTGGTGCCAGAATCAACGTTATCTGGCCCTGAACTGGCATTACAAAAACTGGGTAAGACCCCGTTGGGGCGCTACCTGTTTACATCATCAACGTTGAGCCGTGATTTTATTGAGATTGGTCGTGATGCAGAGCTATGGGGGCGGCGTTCACGTCTGCGGTTAAGCGGTAAGCCCCTGATGCTTACTGAACTGTTTTTGCCTGCATCACCGTTGTACTAAGAGGAAATAAAGATGGAGTGGAGTCTGACGCAGAATAAGCTGTTGGCGTTTCACCGCTTAATGCGTACGGATAAGCCAATTGGCGCGTTACTACTGCTCTGGCCAACCCTGTGGGCACTTTGGGTGGCTACACCAGGCGTGCCACCATTGTGGATTCTGGCAGTATTTGTGGCTGGA
Coding sequences:
- the malM gene encoding maltose operon protein MalM, encoding MKMKKSLVALCLSVGLLAGAPGITLADVNYVPQNTSDAPAIPTAALQQLTWTPVDQAKVQTTQLATGGQQLNVAGISGPVAAYSVPANIGELTLTLTSEVNKQTSVFAPNVLILDQNMTPSAYFPSSYFTYQEPGVMSADRLEGVMRLTPALGQQKIYVLVFTTEKDLQQTTKLIDPAKAYAKGVGNAVPDIPDPIARHTTDGLLKLKVKTNSSSSVLVGPLFGSSGPGPVTVGNTAAPAYAAPAPTATPAPAKKSEPMLTDTESYFNQAIKEAVAKGDVDKALKLLDEAERLGSTSARSTFISSVKGKG
- the ubiC gene encoding chorismate lyase, coding for MSHPALTQLRALRYFAEIPALDPAQLDWLLLEDSMTKRFEQQGKKVSVTVIREGFVGQQDVALELSQLPQEPRYWLREILLCADGEPWLAGRTVVPESTLSGPELALQKLGKTPLGRYLFTSSTLSRDFIEIGRDAELWGRRSRLRLSGKPLMLTELFLPASPLY